In one window of Palaemon carinicauda isolate YSFRI2023 chromosome 2, ASM3689809v2, whole genome shotgun sequence DNA:
- the LOC137614924 gene encoding uncharacterized protein yields MLDSVKNRPVVEQLAEPSMPSVHAPPPPSDWPDFDVSPPASIADNNIDMLKAMQLKLLSFMQSYQATEASALDAKRRKAMSYDTLVDKRLVSGRVERSTERRVQRSGEQDVKRPTSRDVERPAFQEVERPSKRSAKHPNKSDSERPSASAFERSARRDAERPPERGGERSSLSKKDVERPSGREVEHPSIQDVERPASREVERPPGRVSEHPPGRDVERPPGRTRRLASSRTHATSSVFQDARDVERPPGRTRRRARSRTPWL; encoded by the coding sequence ATGCTAGATTCTGTTAAGAATCGTCCTGTTGTTGAGCAGTTGGCTGAACCAAGTATgccctcggttcatgctcctccgccTCCTTCAGATTGGCCTGACTTTGATGTGTCGCCTCCTGCCTCGATAGCAGACAATAATATTGATATGTTGAAAGCGATGCAGCTAAAGCTTTTGTCCTTCATGCAAAGCTATCAAGCTACAGAAGCTTCCGCTCTGGACGCCAAGCGACGCAAGGCGATGAGTTACGACACTCTTGTAGACAAACGGCTAGTTTCGGGACGCGTTGAGCGTTCTACAGAGCGTAGAGTCCAGCGTTCTGGTGAACAGGACGTTAAACGCCCTACTTCACGCGACGTTGAACGCCCTGCTTTCCAGGAAGTCGAGCGCCCTTCAAAACGGAGCGCCAAACATCCTAATAAGAGTGATAGTGAGCGTCCTTCTGCAAGTGCTTTCGAGCGTTCAGCAAGACGCGATGCCGAGCGTCCTCCAGAGCGAGGCGGCGAGCGTTCTTCTTTATCTAAGAAGGACGTTGAGCGTCCTTCCGGGCGTGAAGTTGAGCATCCTTCTATCcaggacgtcgagcgtccagcaagtcGGGAGGTCGAACGTCCTCCAGGACGAGTGAGTGAGCAtcctccaggacgcgacgtcgagcgtcctccaggacgcaCGCGACGTCTAGCGTCCTCCAGGACGCACGCGACGTCGAGCGTCTTCCAGGACgcacgcgacgtcgagcgtcctccaggacgcaCGCGACGTCGAGCAAGATCCAGAACCCCTTGGCTCTGA